From the Saccharobesus litoralis genome, one window contains:
- a CDS encoding glycosyltransferase family 4 protein gives MFKFITTRIKSVFKPKSLATIWVYDPITFNGGSKLATQNVLDLVATTSCHIKVLTRSPADWQTWATRINHHCINQNSDCNQAATSTVSIHTLYELGYIAKFEQGIGYFIRHGLLATQLILRRLFTHKAEIILATSGPGVDLAAYMLDAFNRIIEPSSSATSGVFQLVQGPVATSKTIAKCLTRAQALCYLPSCLSSIEQNIEKSANPVVQTQFAQMKQQGKLFELNNGINQHNWPSPTQNHCQSKGKGHASKPIRIFWAASLLKWKGLDTLLTALNLFTDNERPQASICFIRPKQCELAVTQAPQPINQVTWFEQPKNLDSIRSQHQIFVSTSQNEPFGLAILEALAAGLTVVIPADGAYWDQQLTHGENCFKYKANDAFDLKVKLEALVNNPLIVDEIGKAGQKLAAKYHGEATYQPVSQIIVQQIKGNQPHANADQQTKTDNVNGNLPTSLKQTQLSK, from the coding sequence ATGTTTAAATTCATTACCACACGCATTAAGTCAGTTTTTAAGCCTAAATCGCTAGCAACTATTTGGGTTTACGACCCCATAACATTTAATGGCGGCTCAAAGCTAGCGACGCAAAACGTTTTGGATTTAGTGGCAACGACCTCTTGTCATATTAAGGTACTAACCCGCTCGCCCGCTGATTGGCAAACATGGGCTACCCGTATTAACCATCATTGTATTAACCAGAATAGCGATTGCAACCAAGCGGCGACGTCTACCGTATCCATTCATACTCTTTATGAATTAGGTTACATAGCCAAATTTGAACAAGGGATCGGCTATTTTATTCGCCATGGTTTGCTCGCCACACAACTGATATTACGCAGACTATTCACCCATAAAGCAGAAATAATTTTAGCCACTTCGGGCCCAGGCGTTGACCTAGCGGCTTATATGCTTGACGCTTTTAATCGTATTATTGAGCCATCTTCATCAGCAACAAGCGGTGTCTTTCAATTAGTTCAAGGGCCTGTTGCCACAAGTAAAACCATAGCCAAATGCCTAACTCGTGCTCAGGCTCTATGCTATTTACCATCTTGTTTATCCAGTATTGAACAAAACATTGAAAAATCCGCTAACCCAGTTGTTCAAACGCAATTCGCGCAGATGAAGCAGCAAGGTAAATTATTCGAGCTCAATAATGGTATTAATCAACACAATTGGCCAAGCCCAACCCAGAACCATTGCCAGAGCAAGGGAAAAGGCCATGCTAGCAAGCCTATACGTATATTTTGGGCAGCCTCACTATTAAAATGGAAAGGCTTAGATACCTTACTAACCGCGTTGAATTTATTCACCGATAACGAAAGACCACAAGCGAGTATTTGTTTTATACGGCCAAAACAATGTGAATTGGCCGTTACACAAGCCCCACAGCCAATTAATCAAGTTACTTGGTTTGAACAACCCAAAAACTTAGATTCCATTCGCAGCCAACATCAAATATTTGTATCAACCAGTCAAAATGAACCCTTTGGCCTAGCCATTTTAGAAGCATTGGCTGCCGGACTAACCGTGGTGATCCCAGCTGATGGCGCATATTGGGATCAACAATTAACCCATGGTGAAAATTGTTTTAAATATAAAGCGAACGATGCGTTCGACTTGAAAGTCAAGCTTGAGGCCTTAGTCAACAATCCGCTGATTGTCGATGAAATTGGTAAGGCGGGACAAAAACTGGCTGCAAAATACCACGGAGAAGCAACCTACCAACCCGTTAGCCAAATTATCGTACAACAAATAAAAGGTAATCAACCACACGCCAACGCTGATCAGCAAACAAAAACAGATAATGTTAATGGCAATCTCCCTACCAGCCTTAAACAAACCCAGTTGTCCAAATAG
- a CDS encoding lipopolysaccharide biosynthesis protein has protein sequence MQLLNPKNETQTWLASRLVQIKLPKALIHTLMYGVSIVFMKGLSLILLPFLTHALSQQEYGQLEVLSSIAILGSVLAGLGLAEALFRFYGLSKTTDEAQSHAAHLLLLAILVAAAMASLAWVCYPQVQSILPGYLPANTVLIVLLTISLEAIIAVALGWLRLQDKVGLFCTLTCGRALLQLLLTFYWVELGQGVNGIVLAGFIAATIQAFLLLMHFANDLNRHLVKRSILNFSLLKSYLQYCTPIMLSGLIAFGLMGVDKWFLAKYADLNQVAILGVASKFALATVILLQPYTMWWSPKRFQVLQQQGQQLTSQYIVIGLALLLFICVVMAGASPLLVHFLVPVSYQNVVAIITPMILAMACKEAAELVNIGCFVGKTSHSQMAINAFSAGLFVLLLWWLTPSFGMFAVAWGLLAVQCTRLTLFYLVSQTFLKLNYPLGKLLLIGTISTTLVVLLPYLMTLGYSVTMMSLCLLSTSTLIAWLCAKVLCNRNDLTTAG, from the coding sequence ATGCAATTGTTAAATCCTAAAAACGAGACTCAAACATGGCTGGCGAGCCGATTAGTTCAAATCAAATTGCCTAAGGCGTTAATACACACCTTAATGTATGGCGTTAGTATCGTGTTTATGAAAGGCTTATCGCTAATTTTACTGCCCTTTTTAACTCATGCGCTTAGCCAGCAAGAATACGGCCAATTAGAAGTACTAAGCAGTATCGCAATTTTAGGTAGCGTTCTCGCCGGCTTAGGTTTAGCTGAAGCTTTATTTCGTTTTTATGGATTGAGTAAAACCACTGACGAAGCACAAAGCCATGCCGCCCACTTACTATTGCTAGCCATATTGGTCGCCGCAGCTATGGCGAGTTTAGCTTGGGTTTGTTACCCACAAGTGCAATCTATTTTGCCTGGGTATTTACCCGCCAACACAGTGTTAATCGTTTTGCTCACCATATCACTCGAAGCCATTATCGCCGTTGCATTAGGCTGGTTGCGTTTACAAGATAAAGTGGGGCTATTTTGTACCTTAACCTGTGGTAGAGCGTTATTACAACTGCTACTCACCTTTTACTGGGTTGAGTTAGGACAGGGTGTTAACGGTATCGTTTTAGCGGGTTTTATTGCTGCTACCATTCAAGCATTTTTGTTGTTAATGCATTTTGCTAATGATCTAAACCGACACCTTGTAAAGCGCAGCATACTTAACTTTTCATTACTAAAATCTTACTTACAATATTGCACGCCCATTATGCTAAGCGGGTTAATTGCTTTTGGCTTGATGGGGGTAGACAAGTGGTTTTTAGCTAAGTATGCCGATTTAAATCAAGTCGCCATTTTAGGTGTTGCCAGTAAGTTTGCGTTAGCCACCGTTATCTTGTTGCAACCCTATACCATGTGGTGGTCGCCAAAGCGCTTTCAAGTATTACAACAACAAGGACAGCAACTCACTAGCCAATACATTGTTATCGGATTGGCGCTTTTACTATTCATCTGCGTGGTAATGGCTGGTGCTAGTCCGCTTCTAGTGCATTTTTTAGTGCCTGTTTCCTACCAAAATGTGGTGGCTATCATTACGCCTATGATTTTAGCCATGGCCTGCAAAGAAGCGGCAGAGTTAGTCAATATAGGCTGTTTTGTTGGCAAAACCAGCCACAGCCAAATGGCCATTAACGCATTTAGCGCTGGGTTATTCGTGTTGCTGTTATGGTGGTTAACCCCAAGCTTTGGCATGTTCGCTGTAGCATGGGGGTTATTGGCTGTGCAATGTACACGGCTAACCCTATTTTACTTAGTCAGCCAGACCTTTCTAAAGCTAAACTATCCTCTAGGTAAACTACTGCTAATTGGTACAATTAGTACTACGTTAGTCGTGTTACTCCCATATTTAATGACATTGGGTTACAGCGTAACCATGATGAGTCTATGCTTATTAAGTACTTCGACCTTAATTGCTTGGCTATGTGCTAAGGTTTTATGCAATCGAAATGATTTAACTACAGCAGGTTGA
- a CDS encoding O-antigen ligase family protein — MFVNLILHPIKPENMMTQILANLRKSLSSPVIIMLLSLLLISLAWQFIPHPAVVVAVGLLPLGIVFVLHFPFQMVMLFVVFSFFRLHEVFQPLYPLKIPLLLSLASLGALIWHIGLTKKIKPYWTRELTWMSVFFVLVVFGVFMASNRPIAIAYFKGIYWKIAIMTFAIAWLTRTGKDFLFSARLITFSGICVGLTALYNKANNLEMVEETRVTIGRSIGSVLGDPNDLALVLMFPAAFALALVLNKQLGRGTRFIGLIGAPVLFMAIIATQSRGGLLGILTVFGIFAYRRIQNKALFFILGSVAAVLLYAVAGISGRASGGAAEEGIDASAMGRLYAWEAAFGMAVHNPLTGVGLDNFYSNYYFYSPHWDGLNHAVHSTWFGVLAETGFLGLIVFIGIIGCLTLSALRTQSILEKRASAGEAIPPAVIAVSQAVFAGLLGTIVSATFLTQGFTWPIYILAALIVAVGNWVKFNLHNE; from the coding sequence ATGTTCGTTAACTTAATTCTTCACCCTATAAAACCAGAGAACATGATGACTCAGATCTTAGCCAATTTACGAAAAAGCTTATCTAGCCCTGTCATTATTATGCTTTTGAGTTTGTTGCTGATAAGTCTAGCATGGCAATTTATTCCTCATCCGGCTGTTGTCGTGGCTGTTGGATTATTGCCGTTAGGCATAGTGTTTGTTTTACATTTTCCTTTTCAAATGGTCATGCTGTTTGTCGTGTTTTCTTTCTTTCGCTTACACGAAGTTTTTCAGCCTTTATACCCATTAAAAATCCCGCTGCTCTTGTCGCTTGCCAGTTTAGGGGCGCTCATTTGGCATATTGGGTTAACTAAAAAAATCAAACCCTACTGGACACGTGAGCTCACTTGGATGAGTGTGTTTTTTGTACTCGTGGTATTTGGCGTATTTATGGCGAGTAACCGGCCAATAGCGATTGCCTACTTTAAAGGTATTTACTGGAAAATTGCCATCATGACATTCGCAATTGCTTGGTTAACCCGCACAGGAAAAGACTTTTTATTTAGTGCACGTTTAATTACGTTTAGTGGTATTTGTGTTGGCCTAACGGCGCTGTATAACAAAGCGAATAATTTAGAAATGGTTGAAGAAACCCGAGTGACTATTGGCCGCTCAATCGGCTCAGTGTTAGGCGATCCGAATGATCTGGCTTTAGTGTTAATGTTCCCTGCCGCATTTGCGCTAGCGCTAGTACTAAATAAACAACTCGGGCGGGGTACGCGATTTATCGGTTTAATCGGTGCGCCGGTATTATTTATGGCCATTATCGCCACTCAAAGCCGCGGTGGATTATTGGGAATTTTAACCGTGTTTGGCATATTCGCTTACCGGCGTATACAAAACAAAGCCTTGTTTTTTATATTAGGCTCGGTGGCTGCCGTGCTACTGTATGCGGTAGCGGGAATTTCAGGCCGCGCTTCAGGTGGTGCCGCAGAAGAAGGGATTGACGCATCGGCAATGGGGCGCTTGTATGCATGGGAAGCGGCATTTGGTATGGCTGTCCATAATCCGCTTACCGGTGTTGGGCTTGATAATTTTTACTCCAATTATTACTTTTACAGCCCTCATTGGGACGGTTTAAACCATGCCGTTCACAGTACTTGGTTTGGCGTTTTAGCTGAAACCGGCTTTTTAGGATTAATTGTTTTTATTGGAATAATAGGCTGTTTAACGCTAAGTGCCTTGCGTACTCAGTCTATATTAGAAAAACGCGCTAGTGCTGGTGAAGCCATCCCTCCTGCTGTTATCGCCGTTAGCCAAGCGGTATTTGCAGGCTTATTAGGCACTATTGTATCTGCTACCTTTTTAACTCAGGGCTTTACTTGGCCAATTTATATTTTAGCAGCGTTAATTGTCGCGGTAGGTAATTGGGTAAAATTCAACCTTCATAATGAATGA
- a CDS encoding YebC/PmpR family DNA-binding transcriptional regulator: MGRSFENRKASMAKTQGAKTKLYSKYGKEIYVIAKNGGTDPDGNLALRQVITKAKKDQVPAHVIEKAIDKAKGTGGENYENTRYEGFGPGGCMVIIDCLTDNTNRTIKDVRNCFTKTDSKIGAPGSAIHMFDHQAVFQFSGQDEEDVLETLMMADVDVADIETDEEGVITVLADHTEFYKAKTALTDAYADIDFKTEEITYVPQTSTTITGDDVAVFDKFMNMLDDCDDVQEVYHNAVVED, encoded by the coding sequence ATGGGAAGAAGTTTTGAAAACCGCAAAGCGTCAATGGCAAAAACTCAAGGCGCTAAAACCAAACTTTACTCTAAATACGGCAAAGAAATTTACGTGATCGCCAAAAATGGAGGTACCGATCCTGACGGTAACCTTGCATTACGTCAGGTCATCACCAAAGCCAAAAAAGACCAAGTTCCTGCTCACGTCATTGAAAAAGCCATCGACAAAGCCAAAGGTACTGGTGGTGAAAATTACGAAAACACTCGCTACGAAGGTTTTGGCCCTGGCGGATGTATGGTGATTATTGACTGTTTAACCGACAACACTAACCGAACCATTAAAGACGTACGCAACTGCTTTACCAAAACTGACTCTAAAATTGGTGCCCCTGGTTCAGCTATTCATATGTTTGACCATCAAGCCGTATTCCAATTCAGCGGACAAGATGAAGAAGACGTGTTAGAAACATTAATGATGGCCGATGTTGATGTAGCCGATATTGAAACTGACGAAGAAGGTGTGATTACCGTTTTAGCCGACCACACTGAATTTTATAAAGCCAAAACAGCTTTAACAGACGCCTATGCTGATATTGATTTCAAAACAGAAGAAATCACTTATGTACCACAAACCAGTACAACCATTACCGGTGATGACGTAGCAGTATTTGATAAATTCATGAACATGTTAGACGATTGCGACGACGTACAAGAGGTTTATCACAACGCGGTTGTTGAAGACTAA
- a CDS encoding TIGR02117 family protein, which produces MLSLRIFCICIVVFISACSYRPYVVEPSITQVKNNASTITVFVADHGWHTGLVIERQSIQSILPELHTRFANYKYLELGWGDAGFYQAPEITFGLALKALFWPTESVMHVVGFNSDPEFYFKNSKIVARKINKANLVSLKAFIEHSFAMAQNKKLTELGKGLYGDSQFYQANGEYHATNTCNVWTARALASAGCELAYRFKFTSSSVMNAIEDLNQQQVACQVLASH; this is translated from the coding sequence ATGCTTAGCTTACGAATTTTTTGTATCTGCATTGTGGTCTTTATATCGGCCTGCAGTTATCGTCCCTATGTGGTCGAGCCGTCTATTACACAAGTGAAAAACAATGCCAGTACTATCACTGTATTTGTCGCCGATCATGGTTGGCACACTGGCTTAGTTATCGAACGTCAGTCTATTCAATCCATTTTACCTGAACTTCATACTCGGTTTGCCAACTACAAGTATCTTGAATTAGGTTGGGGGGATGCAGGGTTTTATCAAGCGCCTGAAATTACTTTTGGTTTGGCATTAAAAGCTTTGTTTTGGCCAACCGAAAGCGTTATGCATGTCGTTGGCTTTAATAGTGACCCAGAGTTTTACTTTAAAAACAGTAAAATTGTGGCTAGAAAAATCAACAAAGCTAACTTAGTTAGTTTAAAGGCGTTTATTGAGCATAGCTTTGCTATGGCGCAAAATAAAAAGTTAACAGAACTAGGTAAAGGCTTGTACGGCGACAGTCAATTTTACCAAGCCAATGGTGAATATCACGCGACTAATACCTGTAATGTGTGGACCGCTAGGGCGTTAGCGAGTGCAGGCTGTGAACTTGCGTATCGATTTAAATTTACATCAAGCAGTGTGATGAATGCGATTGAGGATCTTAATCAACAGCAGGTAGCATGTCAGGTTTTAGCCAGTCACTAA
- a CDS encoding flavin prenyltransferase UbiX, with translation MTTDSDKFWPRNKQITLAITGASGVPYALRLLQCLLAADFQVHLLVSSAAKVVFATETTEKLPSSSSKLAEYLMDKFAAKANQVLCYGKDEWFSPVASGSAAPKKMVVCPCSTGSLSAIATGASDNLIERAADVVIKERGQLILVPRETPLSTIHLENMLKLSQLGATILPAAPGFYHDPQSIEDLVDFIVARILDHLDIEQSIMPRWGYQA, from the coding sequence ATGACTACAGATTCAGATAAATTTTGGCCACGAAATAAACAAATTACGTTGGCGATCACAGGGGCGTCTGGTGTTCCCTATGCATTACGTTTGTTACAGTGTTTGCTGGCGGCTGACTTTCAAGTTCACTTGTTAGTATCGAGTGCGGCTAAGGTCGTATTCGCCACAGAAACGACAGAAAAGCTGCCTAGTTCATCGAGCAAGTTAGCTGAATACTTAATGGATAAGTTTGCCGCAAAAGCTAATCAAGTGCTTTGTTATGGCAAAGATGAATGGTTTTCGCCTGTGGCATCCGGTTCGGCCGCGCCTAAAAAAATGGTGGTGTGTCCTTGTTCTACTGGTAGTTTATCGGCTATTGCCACTGGCGCGAGCGATAATTTAATTGAACGTGCTGCAGATGTGGTGATTAAAGAGCGAGGGCAACTTATTTTAGTGCCGCGCGAAACGCCGCTTTCGACAATACACCTGGAAAATATGCTCAAACTTTCACAGTTGGGAGCAACTATTTTACCTGCTGCACCGGGTTTTTATCATGATCCTCAATCAATTGAAGATTTAGTCGATTTTATTGTTGCTCGTATTCTTGATCATTTAGATATTGAACAAAGCATAATGCCACGATGGGGCTATCAAGCTTAA